The following nucleotide sequence is from Salvia splendens isolate huo1 chromosome 2, SspV2, whole genome shotgun sequence.
tactttgtTCTCACTATTACTTTATACTCTCTTCATTTAACCACTTATCATCACTATCTAAAAACgtgtgcccaaaagaaatgtgtcatatataatgggacggagggatatatttatttaagtactacattacacacatttttcttaatttccgtAACAAAAAAATGTTTTCATTATTATACGATGGAAGAagtattaaataatgaaattgacaaatacATATCCTTTCTAGTTCTTAAATTTGGCAAACTGCATTAAATCACTTTATTTCTGAATTTGGCATAGggcattaaatttttatttcattaatatatataaaaatgatacactaatactccctccgtccataaaaatatgggcattggatatgacacgagaattaagacaaaattggtaaagtaagagaggggaggGGAAAGGTATGCTAAAGTAAGAGGGAGGagtagaatgatagttaaagtaatgttagtggGTAGTGGGGCctacattatttaattgatataactttccaaaaattgaatacacatatttttgtgggacggacaaaaatggaaagtgcacatatttttatgggacgaagggagtatatcgTATTTAAACAATATACTATATAATTGCTTTTGTTTAATGGGACATTTATCATTATTTAGTTAAAAAAagcaattaatatttttaattttataatttttcataaaattcaaAACCTAACttactttttattcttttatttaaaattatagagGAAAATCAGATAATTTTAAATCACCGAGAATCTAACAGATGGGATTGTAATGGATAGTATCATACTATTAAATGACTATAGTTGGAAGATTCTTTAGGCGGGGAAAATAATGATTTAGTGGTATACaaacattttatttatatcaagAGTTTTTCAAGAGCTCTGCAATAAAAGCACTAGCTTCACTCTCACTTTTATATAAGCAGAAAACTAGAAGAAAAATCTCAAGGCAAGCTGCAAATATCTTTTTTCTTCGAGGTAcgtatttttatagtatttgtTATTTTCAGCAAAttctaaattaaaaaacaattcagtatgaattatttaataaaagcAACATGTTACATCAACTACAACCAGTTTTATTTCATGGATGATGGTTCAATttggttttcttgatttagaAAAACAAACATCAAATTTCCAAGCAAGAAAATGTTGGTGAATGTCCTTACTCGGAAGCTAGTTAAACCTAGCAAGCCGACTCCACCACAGCTCCGGACCTACAAGATCTCGGTGATGGACGAAGTCAATCCATCAATGTTTGTGGTTCGAATCCTCTACTATTGTAGATCGGCTTCAAATCCCTCTTTGGAAGACTCGTTAGCGCAAACATTGTCGCTTTACTACCCACTTGCTGGTAGATACGATAAGAATAGTCGTACGGTTAATTGCAACGACGAGGGCGCTCTTTTCTCGATAGCCAAAGTTGAGTACCAACTCGATCAAGTCATAAATGGGAGGCTCAATGTGGATCACCTCAACCTTCTCCTCCCTTTGGAAATAGGTGCCGCTGACGAGCCCACGGACCCAATGCTCGCACTCCAAATCAACAGGTTTTTCTTCAATTTATACGCATTTTTATCTATTTAGGTGTCATTctgttgttttgtttaattgtcACCATTTCTAATCTTATATCTTGTTCTGTTGCCTTTTTTCCCAAAAACTCAGCTCGTATCAAGTGATGATTATCTATAACTAATTTAATCCTAGATAAACCTTATTCtgatgtaatttttatttatttaggtGTTGTTCGGTTGTTTTGTTTACTTGTGACCATATCTAATCTTATATCTTGTTCAGTTGCCTTTTTTCTCAAAAACTCAGCTCGCTGATGATTATCTATGACTAATTTAATCCTAGATAAATCTCATTGATACGTACTATTATTTTGTCTAACAACTAGATTTGCGTGTGGTGGCACGGCCGTGGCCGTCTGCGCCTCGCACAGAATCTTCGACGCGGGGTCAATGAGCATATTCCTGACCGCGTGGTCCAGCATGGCCACCCGCGGCACGACTATCGCCCCCGTCTTCGACTCTGCCTCCTTCTTCCCCTCAGAGAACCTACCCCCCTTGCAGACCCACGATTCCAGGACCCGGAACAAGAACATAGCCTTCCGAAGATTCGTTTTCCCCAAAACCGCCATATCCGAACTGCGTCGCCGCACGGTCGGCGCAGGAGGGCAGAGGCTGCCGTCCAAGGTGGCGGTGGTCTCCGCCGCCCTGATCCAGGCGCTCCTACGTGCCGACAGGGCCCGGCGCGGGGAGTCCAGGCCCTGCGTGGTGGCCCAGGCGATCAACGTCCGGGGGCGGACGGTCCCGGCCGTGTCGGCCCAGTCGTGCGGCAACTGGGCCACATTCTCCACCCTGGAGCTGGACGCCAGCCAGGCCAGGGAAATGGAGGGGAATTTCCCGGGGCTGGTGTCTGGGATGCGGGGGGCGGCCGCGGCCGGGGTGGCCGACTGCAGGCGCCTGCTGTCCGACAGGGAGTTCGGGCGGTGGGCGCTGGTGGGGAGCTACGTGGAGGCAGACGAGAGGGGCGGGGCCGGGGAGTGTAAGGTGGTGTGGGTGAGTGATTGGTCGAAATTTGGGGATTATGAGGTGGATTTGGGGATGGGGAGGGCGGAGTGGGTGAGCATGGCGGGAGGGAGGTTGGAGGATATATTGGTGCTGATGGGGACAAAGGATAAGGAAGGGATCGAGGCTTGGGTGTCTCTGCACGAATCAGATATGAGAATTGTGGAAGCGGATGCCGAGATTCTGAAGCTTACTGCCTCGCCGGAGTCTCAGTTTGGCAACAAGGGATTATCCAAAATGTGATTTGAGTTGATTGGtgtcgaattttttttatgctTTGTTTCTTGTATGGATTTTTATCTGGATTTTTCGAGTTTCATTTCGTATTTAAAAAGTAGAAATTTCGAAAAAATACGGATTTTAATGTATACTTCATTCGTCCTATTTAAGATGTCCACATTTTCTTATGATACGGGATTTTAGGTGGAATAGTTGTGTGATAAAATACAGTGAAAAAgatgattaaatattttaatgatgagaTATGAGAGACAAATTtgtttccaaatatagaaattgAACATTTTGAGTAAgacaactaaaaatgaaaggtggacatcttgaatgggaccGGGGaattaattgataaagtaatatAGAATAACTAGTGTtggcacggtacggtatactgTACCGAAATGAGCATACCGCATACCGCGccgaaaagtacggtatgagAAAACATGATACCGTACCGTGccgacttttcggtataccgaaattttatcggtataccgcatttcggtataccgaaaagtcggcatatcaaaatataaaaacatttaccttaccgacatttcggtataccgtaccgtgttgtGGTATACCGCAAGTTTagggtatataccgtaattttgcggtatataaaatatgaaaatataaagtattataaataataaatatattaaatatatataactaTTAACGGTATATATCGCAAAATtcagtatataccgtaattacggtatgatgcggtataccgcggtatatgcaAAATTCATACCTTTGTCGTACCTTAATCtatcggtaaggtatcataccgtactgAATAGTGCGgcataccgaaaattcggtattttcggtatttttcgatacggtaagtgcagtatttcggtatattttgtCAGCCCTGTGAATAACTATAAATTAAGAAAGATTGAGAGAAAAACgaggaaagtaagagagaggaagaaaaaaTTTAGTGAAAGTAATGTTAATGGATTATGGAGTCcgcttcctaaaatagaaagcttagaaattttctatttttaaggtaTAAgacaaaatgaaaacaaaacagtttctatttttaaagaatgAGAGTAGTAAATATTACTCATGTCAGTTCTTTGTAATCTGAGATATGTCTTTAAAGCATTATatttaagaaaaatgtgttTAGTGGATtagatagaaataaataaaataagagaatgaaaagacagtaaaataaaaaaatacaataaataagattagatcttttattttttttattttttgtcataaagaGAAATGAGTCCTAGTATAACTTAGGACATTATgaaaagaaatacgactcaaatAACATAAAATGTGTGGAGTACATCAattgtttcatatttttttcactttatCTAATgtacactccctccgtccaactGAAGATGACCAATTTTCGTTTTTGGTTTGTCCTAATCAAGATGacacattactaaaaatagaaatattttttctctctactttattctttctctcttactttgttcTTTCCTCTTAACACGcaaaataaaattgcttaaAATTCTGTGTTGTCCAAGGAAGAGATcattccttgggacggagggagtacaatttaatattttcaactATATAACTTTTTGTATACTCCCTGTGTCCACTAATACAAGAAAAGTTTTGATCtgaagttcatacttttcaggacggaaggagtattttttttgtatttttaagtcTATTATTTGTGCTTTATATCTCCGTTTACAAAAATGCTCTTTTGCATTGGACATATTGGGTCTcatctataattaattaaaaggtCTTTAAACATTTCTATTGACTTATTGGGCCTCATCTATAATTGAAGGGCTATCCAATATCCTATATTTGATAGGGTTATGTTACAGATtcagattttttagcttaattgagatgCATTTGCAGTCACTCATCCACAATATTTTAGAAATATCAACTACAAGTAAATTATGTTAACTCGGgtgtattatcgtcaatagtctgcatatcaaatgtcaatagcctgcacatcaaatgtcaacaacttatagatgacattatatgtatatagttggcatgaattgtatatgtagttaacattatatgtgtgtagttgacatgaattgtatatgtagttgacaaaaaaaattaaataaaaattgaataaaaaaagttatttattgaataaaatgtaccatgaaattaccattctgccatttcataattaattaatctaaaaatatttttcatgtggcaaattctggaccactcatttaataaaaatgagtggttgataatatattaaatgaGTGGTTGATAATGTATCGCTAAAAAAATCTTAATTAATCACAATCCTATTTtgatatttcaatttatttttttaacagGAAATAGTAGAGGTGTGGTGGCTGGTGTCTAGTTGGACAAATTAGTCCGTCAGCTCTTCCGTCACTTTTGCGTAAGAAGCTCAAGTCtaaatatttgatttttcaGAAAAAAGAGATAATGTTTTAATTATATtgcatcttattttatttcatattttagtactctaaggtcatccacaacgctgttgctataccgttccttaaccgttccttaaactactatttgcagaccacactgtacttttttacttcattccttaactaaagaacggaacctgcaaccctccgttccttatccGTTTCTTAACCGTTCCTAAAATTACtatcattcaatttcatttttatttttatttccaaccctattcaattaaaacaaacacacttcattaaaaaacacacaacataaaaaaaattacaacttaaaattttaaaaaataaaaaacacacaattaaaatcctacaaaattaaacgttgcataatttaaaaaacaaatttaaagaaaataaaaaaactactccgctaGCGAATCATCCTCCGAAGGCGGTCGAGGTGCAGGGGGaggcggaaggccaagttgtctgccattgtggcggtcatgtacaccgccataaggtgttcgagcctcccctcgagcccgatcccgagcccgcctggcttgattggCCTCGGCCCTTACTCGCTCTAGCcgtcttcgccgccttggtcccttgcggccgacggcgcccacggctggatacCGGGGCATCGCAGGTCGTGCCCGCAAACTCCTGCGGTGCACCCTCTTGTCCCCCGCtgccctcaccggtgtcactggacgagtattggccactcgccgtgtgcttcgtgcgctttgaggttgagcccgagctggagcggacaccgccggcccacctttcctcgtccttgacgacctgccaaatatcaacatatttgaattgtttaccagtgtcctggttgtagacgcgcaaagccTCCCTCTGAATGTCGGCTctcgaagctccgctttggtagtgcgccgcttcggtcgagtagatgccgcagattcTTTTGACCTGTTTGTTGACTCGGCCAAAGTAAgagcggagcatcttatatatGCGCTTCCGGGACcctttcggcttaatctggtggtagatctcggtgacctttttcccagaagcacttattgggttgttgattcccgacaacgggatcgtacgagacggtgatccaggcgtttaacaccgccatcgtttcgttgttgctgtacggatgccggcctagatcctcctcttcctcctcctcctcgcctgCCTCCGACTCCGCCCTGGAGAttcggcacagagattaagaaaaatgtgtgtaatgtagtattaaataaaaagataataaagtagtagagaagaaaaagtagagataataaagtaagagaagaaaaagtaagtaAGAAGAAaagtgttgacttttactaaaaatataaatgactTCACTACTGCGGAACGtattaaaatagtaaaatgactctactattatggaacggagagagtagtattaatttttctaataaggccatccacaacgctgtctctataccgtctcttaaaccgtctcttaactactatttgagcactatttgagggccccactgtccttttttcctccatctcttaactaagagacggaacctgcaacgctccgtctcttaaccgtctctataccgtctcttaattactattcattcaatttaatttataaattttttttaaaacccaattcaatttaaacaaacacactttattaaaattaaaacaacattacaacttaacattaaaaaaacgaagacataattaaaattcaaaaaaaataaaaatgacataatttaatcttctccgccaaaattttcccaaatgtgctcaattagatcctcttggagttgggtgtgggcgctagagtcgcgtgtccttgcccgaatagccaaccgttcttgtatagatggatgcgctccacttcgcggcggactacttgcggttgagcttccgggggattcggggtcgaaccaatttccggcatcgggtccttcgtctcggagtatgaaatagaattatttatagagtaaaaaaattaaaaaatttaaaaaatgaaaataaaattttaacggtaatattaccgtttgaaaaaaaaatttaattaaaaatcgattttttttttaaaaaaacgaattattgcgtcatcagtgacgacgcccactcgcgggccagcgagtgggcgtcacgcacgcatggggacgtgccacgtgtccctggcgcgtgacgagccatctcgtctcgtgtctcgccgagacgagctacgcgacgagacggacGCGAGATagagacgagatgggcgctgcaatgcgtctcgcgggggtctcgtctctccgagacgagacgcgagcccggcgcgagacgcgttgtggatggtctaatacTCGATGCACGCGATCTAACATAGTACATGTGTAGTTTGTTAGTAGTGACAAATATGTTCCCTCACCCAAATTCAACACGTCAACTTATATAAAAGCATTATGATGCAGTATTGTCTAACAATTTCATGCTCTTTTcgacataagagcatccacaaatGTGAGCAAAACAGGGTCCATCCGTCCATGGCGCTGACAAGGACACCCTTGTCtaccgctgcgctcttgccgctggcacggacgtgctcttagcaaCGAGTACGTCCGtaccagcggcaagagcgcaacgGCAGACAGGGGTGTCCTTGCCAGCGCCACGGACGGATGGACCCTGCTCTGCTcaccgctgtggatgctcttatgtcaAAAAGATCATGAAATTATTAGACAAcggagcagggcgacgtggcacATTTCTATTGGTCGTtggcatttttttaaaatcgaaaataataccaaaaattaaaaaaatatatattttcgggttccaaaaaatatacagattttagtaccatttttttaaaattttcttaaaaaaatttaatcccaaaatcatctataaatacgcacaatcatcatccatttgggagaaattcggccacgagtagtgatttttttaattttatgaatttaattatgtaatttttaggatttaaattatgtaatttttaatttttaagactttaattatgaaatttttaatttttaggattttaattatgtaatttttaatttttttggtaattagtaatagtattttgggtattttaatgcattttaatattgtggaaatatttttatttaaattgaataatagaatggtgggacccttgagcatgtccttgcagaaaagcatggatgtgggttgtgctcttgcctaagagcagggagtaaaagtgggtccgggcccacatccatactcgttggcaagagcacagatgtggatgctctaaatccTTGTCATCACGTGCATTAAGAAACAAAACTGCGACATATACTAACGTCACGACCAATATTACCACGCATCAATAATTCAAACCTAAACTAGTTATTTATCTACAATTCTATAAAATTTCAGTAATTTTTTTATCCATATGTAAATTCAAATACATAACCTTTTGGATTTTAAAAATCATTATATAGCTATTTTGATCAGAATTAAGATCACTAAATTTGTGTATTTGGTCTAAAAAATAAAGTTTGAAAAAAAAGattatttcaatatttgttGAGTACAAACCAATCTCACATCGGGAGTCTAAGAGAAGTTGGaaagtgtatataattcctgtccaaccccagtCAGTTTGatgccttttgggagtgacccaaaaacaaatacGTGCAGGCTTGACCCAAAGTAGATAGTATTAAACATCTGTTGCAGTCGACAATCCGACCAATATTGTATCGACATGCAACCAACCCTACAATTAAAAAGCATCTCT
It contains:
- the LOC121774790 gene encoding pelargonidin 3-O-(6-caffeoylglucoside) 5-O-(6-O-malonylglucoside) 4'''-malonyltransferase-like, with translation MLVNVLTRKLVKPSKPTPPQLRTYKISVMDEVNPSMFVVRILYYCRSASNPSLEDSLAQTLSLYYPLAGRYDKNSRTVNCNDEGALFSIAKVEYQLDQVINGRLNVDHLNLLLPLEIGAADEPTDPMLALQINRFACGGTAVAVCASHRIFDAGSMSIFLTAWSSMATRGTTIAPVFDSASFFPSENLPPLQTHDSRTRNKNIAFRRFVFPKTAISELRRRTVGAGGQRLPSKVAVVSAALIQALLRADRARRGESRPCVVAQAINVRGRTVPAVSAQSCGNWATFSTLELDASQAREMEGNFPGLVSGMRGAAAAGVADCRRLLSDREFGRWALVGSYVEADERGGAGECKVVWVSDWSKFGDYEVDLGMGRAEWVSMAGGRLEDILVLMGTKDKEGIEAWVSLHESDMRIVEADAEILKLTASPESQFGNKGLSKM